The genomic window TGGTCAAACACTTTGAAGTGGCCAAGGCCGCACTCGAGGCGGGCAAACACGTGTTTGTGGAAAAACCTATTACTTTGCATTCTTCTGAGGCTGAAGAACTCATTGAAATTGCAGAGGACAAAAACCTCCGGCTCATGGTGGGGCATTTGCTGCGGTACCATCCGGCGGTTGAAAAGTTGCAGGCTTTGATTCGTTCCGGGGAGTTGGGGGAGGTCTACTATATCTACGCCCAACGGGTGAACCTGGGCCAGGTGCGCAAAGACGAGAACGCCATGTGGAGCTTTGCCCCGCACGATATTTCGGTCATCCTGCATCTCTTGGACAGTGATCCGGTTCAGGTCTCGGCCATGGGCCAGGCCTATTTGCAGGACAGCATCGAGGACGTCAGTTTTTTGACCATGCGCTTTCCCAGCGGGCAGATGGCCAATATCCAGCTCAGTTGGCTGGACCCGCACAAGGTCCGTAAATTTACCATTGTTGGCAGTCAGAAAATGGTGACCTTTGACGACATGGAGCCCACGGAAAAAATACGTATTTATGACAAAGGCATTAGCCGGAATTACGATTCCTACGGCGAGTGGATTTCCTTGCGTTTTGGAGACATCCATATCCCGCGGGTGGATATGGGCGAGCCCCTAAAGCGGGAGTGCCAGCATTTTCTGGATTGCGTTCGCAGCGGAGACCGGCCTAAGACCGACGGACGGGAAGGCCTGCGCGTGTTGCGTGTTTTGGAGGCAGCCCAAAGCAGTCTGGATCAGGGCGGGGTGCCGGTTGACTTGAAATCCAAAGGAGTGTTGCAGTCGTGAGCGGCGCTGAAAACAACTATTTTGTGCATGAGTCCTCTTTTGTGGATGCCGGGGCCCAAATCGGCGAGGGGTCGCAGGTTTGGC from Candidatus Omnitrophota bacterium includes these protein-coding regions:
- a CDS encoding Gfo/Idh/MocA family oxidoreductase, which encodes MSVVGIGVIGAGNWGKNLVRDFSQLPDSDLRWICDASSEALGRLKRAFPAARTTKSFDEVLGDPKVQAVAVAVPVVKHFEVAKAALEAGKHVFVEKPITLHSSEAEELIEIAEDKNLRLMVGHLLRYHPAVEKLQALIRSGELGEVYYIYAQRVNLGQVRKDENAMWSFAPHDISVILHLLDSDPVQVSAMGQAYLQDSIEDVSFLTMRFPSGQMANIQLSWLDPHKVRKFTIVGSQKMVTFDDMEPTEKIRIYDKGISRNYDSYGEWISLRFGDIHIPRVDMGEPLKRECQHFLDCVRSGDRPKTDGREGLRVLRVLEAAQSSLDQGGVPVDLKSKGVLQS